From a region of the Oryza sativa Japonica Group chromosome 6, ASM3414082v1 genome:
- the LOC4339973 gene encoding peroxisomal membrane protein 11-5 yields MSSLESARADLALLILYLNKAEARDKICRAIQYGSKFVSNGQPGPAQNVDKSTSLARKVFRLFKFVNDLHALISPPAKGTPLPLILLGKSKNALLSTFLFLDQIVWAGRTGIYKNKERAEFLSKIAFYCFLGSNTCTSIIEVAELQRLSKSMKKLEKELKHQELLKNEQYQMKLQKCNERRLALIKSSLDIVVAIGLLQLAPKKVTPRVTGAFGFASSLIACYQLLPAPAKSK; encoded by the exons ATGAGTTCACTGGAGAGTGCAAGAGCAGATCTTGCTCTGCTTATTTTATACCTAAACAAGGCTGAAGCAAGAGATAAGATCtgtagagctatacaatatggCTCGAAATTTGTGAGTAATGGACAACCAGGGCCTGCACAGAATGTTGACAAGTCGACTAGTCTAGCTCGTAAAGTTTTCCGACTTTTTAAG TTTGTTAATGATCTGCATGCTTTGATTAGTCCTCCTGCCAAAGGAACTCCACTACCCCTGATCTTACTTGGAAAG TCGAAGAATGCACTGCTATCAACTTTCCTCTTTCTGGACCAAATTGTATGGGCTGGAAGGACAGGAATATACAAG AACAAGGAGCGAGCAGAATTCCTCAGCAAGATAGCATTTTATTGCTTCCTGGGTTCTAACACATGTACTAGTATTATTGAG GTAGCCGAGCTTCAGCGGCTATCCAAGTCGATGAAGAAACTAGAGAAGGAGCTTAAACACCAGGAGCTGTTAAAG AACGAGCAATACCAGATGAAACTGCAGAAGTGCAACGAGAGGCGTCTCGCTCTCATCAAATCGAGCCTCGACATAGTTGTTGCTATAGGGCTGCTTCAACTGGCTCCCAAGAAAGTGACTCCGCGTGTGACAGGGGCGTTTGGATTTGCTAGCTCACTCATTGCTTGCTATCAG TTGCTCCCAGCCCCAGCCAAATCCAAGTGA